Proteins encoded together in one Gammaproteobacteria bacterium window:
- a CDS encoding 3-deoxy-7-phosphoheptulonate synthase class II, which produces MDRKFLHPWQPDSWRNRVAGQQPLYPDAEAAERVLAEIRRLPPLVTWGEVDKLRAQLAEAQRGERFMLQGGDCAESFDDCTAEPIANKLKILLQMSLVLVHGLKKRVIRVGRLAGQYAKPRSTDTETRDGLTLPSYRGDLINRAGFSLRERTPDPQLMLRGYEHAALTLNYVRAMVDGGFADLHHPEYWDLDFVRNSPLEAEYRRIVQAIVDSLTFMETISGQTLAESGRIDLFTSHEGLHLLYEQAQTQFVAETGRWYNLATHFPWIGMRTAELGGAHVEYFRGIANPVAVKVGPGMTGEGLLELMDALNPDDEPGRLTFIHRFGAKHIAEKLPPLLEAVRGSGRQVLWICDPMHGNTEGTKNGLKTRRFENILAELESAFALHEECGTHLGGVHFELTGDDVTECTGGARGLTETDLERAYKSQVDPRLNYEQALEMAMRIVARTKRK; this is translated from the coding sequence ATGGACCGCAAGTTCCTCCACCCCTGGCAGCCCGACAGTTGGCGCAACCGCGTCGCCGGCCAGCAGCCGCTGTACCCGGACGCCGAGGCCGCCGAGCGCGTGCTGGCGGAGATCCGCCGGCTGCCGCCGCTGGTGACCTGGGGCGAGGTGGACAAGCTGCGCGCGCAGCTGGCCGAGGCCCAGCGCGGCGAGCGCTTCATGCTGCAGGGCGGGGACTGCGCCGAGAGCTTCGACGACTGCACCGCCGAGCCTATCGCCAATAAATTAAAGATCCTCCTGCAGATGAGCCTGGTGCTGGTGCACGGCCTCAAGAAGCGGGTGATCCGCGTAGGGCGCCTGGCCGGCCAGTACGCCAAGCCGCGCTCCACCGATACCGAGACCCGCGACGGCCTGACGCTGCCGAGCTACCGCGGCGACCTCATCAACCGCGCCGGCTTCAGCCTCAGGGAGCGCACCCCGGACCCGCAGCTCATGCTGAGGGGCTACGAGCACGCCGCGCTCACCCTCAACTACGTGCGCGCCATGGTGGATGGCGGCTTCGCCGACCTGCACCACCCGGAGTACTGGGACCTGGACTTCGTGCGCAACTCGCCCCTCGAGGCGGAGTACCGGCGCATCGTGCAGGCCATCGTGGACTCGCTCACCTTCATGGAGACCATCTCCGGGCAGACCCTGGCGGAGAGCGGCCGCATCGACCTGTTCACCAGCCACGAGGGCCTGCACCTCCTGTACGAGCAGGCCCAGACCCAGTTCGTGGCTGAGACCGGCCGCTGGTACAACCTCGCGACCCACTTCCCCTGGATCGGCATGCGCACCGCAGAGCTCGGCGGCGCCCACGTGGAGTACTTCCGCGGCATCGCCAATCCTGTGGCGGTGAAGGTGGGTCCCGGCATGACCGGCGAAGGCCTGCTGGAGCTCATGGATGCCCTGAACCCGGATGACGAGCCTGGCCGGCTCACCTTCATCCACCGCTTCGGCGCCAAGCACATCGCCGAGAAGCTGCCGCCGCTCCTGGAGGCGGTGCGCGGGAGCGGCCGCCAGGTGCTGTGGATCTGCGATCCCATGCACGGCAACACCGAGGGAACGAAGAACGGGCTCAAGACCCGCCGCTTCGAGAACATCCTCGCGGAACTCGAGAGCGCCTTCGCGCTGCACGAGGAGTGCGGCACGCACCTGGGCGGAGTGCACTTCGAGCTGACTGGGGACGACGTGACCGAGTGCACCGGCGGTGCCCGTGGCCTCACGGAGACGGACCTGGAGCGGGCCTATAAGTCCCAGGTGGACCCGCGCCTCAACTATGAACAGGCTCTCGAGATGGCCATGCGCATCGTGGCTCGTACCAAACGGAAGTGA
- a CDS encoding LysR family transcriptional regulator: protein MTALTRQYQHNRHAQLRAFCLAVQQGSISKAAEKLDLAQPTVSLQIQALEQELGELLLERRGPKISPTPAGLALFELALPLVQGLDTLPQALADKFGKLDSGEINIACGESTLLHLLPPYVREFAQSYPGIHLRLHNVTGRNGLAMLRADEVDFAVGSMLEVPDDVIYQPLFNYEPMLITAMDHPLVKLPKVTLADIAPYGLILPPQFLSTLRRVSEVFRKHGLEYKVRLEVGGWEVIKRYVEEGLGISIVTSICLRQSYRLRAIPMKQYFPERTYGVVQRRGKFMTPQAKRFIESLENPAARAGA from the coding sequence ATGACCGCACTGACCCGCCAGTACCAGCATAACCGTCACGCCCAACTGCGGGCTTTCTGCCTCGCCGTGCAACAAGGCAGCATCTCCAAGGCGGCGGAGAAGCTGGACCTCGCACAACCCACCGTCTCGCTGCAGATACAGGCACTGGAACAGGAGCTGGGTGAACTCCTGCTGGAGCGGCGCGGCCCCAAGATATCTCCGACTCCCGCGGGGCTCGCTTTATTCGAGTTGGCATTGCCCTTGGTGCAGGGGCTCGACACCCTGCCCCAGGCGCTCGCCGACAAGTTCGGCAAGCTGGACAGCGGCGAGATCAACATCGCCTGCGGCGAGTCGACATTACTGCATCTCCTGCCGCCATACGTTAGGGAATTCGCCCAGTCTTACCCCGGGATACACCTGAGACTGCACAACGTCACCGGCCGCAACGGTCTCGCCATGCTGCGGGCCGACGAGGTGGACTTCGCCGTGGGCTCCATGCTCGAAGTGCCGGATGACGTGATCTACCAGCCGCTGTTCAACTATGAGCCCATGCTCATCACCGCCATGGACCACCCGCTGGTGAAGCTGCCGAAGGTGACGCTGGCGGACATCGCGCCCTATGGCCTGATCCTGCCGCCACAGTTCCTCTCCACGCTGCGCCGGGTGAGCGAGGTGTTCCGCAAGCACGGCCTCGAGTACAAGGTGCGCCTGGAGGTGGGCGGCTGGGAGGTGATCAAGCGCTACGTGGAGGAAGGCCTCGGCATCTCCATCGTCACCAGCATCTGCCTGCGCCAGAGCTACCGACTGCGCGCGATCCCCATGAAGCAGTACTTCCCGGAGCGTACTTACGGTGTGGTGCAACGCCGCGGCAAGTTCATGACTCCCCAGGCCAAGCGCTTCATAGAGTCCCTGGAGAACCCGGCGGCACGGGCCGGCGCGTGA
- the aceB gene encoding malate synthase A, whose protein sequence is MPVEPAASLEIRGSGGTRDAEILSPEALAFVADLCRRFHPRLKELLAARVARQARFDAGELPDFRADTRSVRESDWHVGPVPADLTDRRVEITGPTERKMIINALNSGAKVFMADFEDSLAPTWRNVVEGQVNLKDAVRGTIGYTSPEGKQYQVNGTPAVLVVRPRGWHLLEKHALLDGEPVPAALFDFGLYLFNNAAALKARGTGPYYYLPKMESSEEAGLWEDVITRAEAALKLPYGTVKVTVLIETLPAAFEMDEILYALREHIVGLNCGRWDYIFSFIKKLHARKARVLPERGQVTMTAPCMRAYSQLLIKTCHRRGAFAMGGMAAQIPIKNDDAANQAALAKVRADKEREAGDGHDGTWVAHPALVPIALQIFDKHFKGPNQLDRKREDVQVSAADLLAVPEGSITRQGLDNNVEVSILYLAAWLGGNGCVPIHNLMEDAATAEISRTQLWQWLHRGDTRLDDGSALDAKLIDDTIERQCDRLLNSAPPAQHAHLRRAVGLLKDLTHAERLEPFLTSVAYHDLD, encoded by the coding sequence ATGCCCGTAGAGCCCGCCGCCAGCCTCGAAATCAGGGGTAGTGGGGGTACTCGGGACGCGGAGATCCTCAGCCCGGAAGCCCTGGCCTTCGTCGCCGATCTCTGCCGCCGCTTCCATCCTCGCCTCAAGGAGCTGCTGGCCGCCCGCGTGGCGCGCCAGGCGCGCTTCGATGCCGGCGAATTGCCGGATTTCCGGGCCGACACCCGCTCCGTCCGCGAGTCCGACTGGCACGTGGGCCCCGTGCCCGCGGACCTCACGGACCGGCGCGTGGAGATCACCGGCCCCACCGAGCGCAAGATGATCATCAACGCGCTCAACTCCGGCGCCAAGGTGTTCATGGCGGACTTCGAGGATTCCCTCGCGCCCACCTGGCGCAACGTTGTGGAAGGGCAGGTCAACCTCAAGGACGCGGTACGCGGCACCATCGGGTATACCTCGCCGGAGGGCAAGCAGTACCAGGTGAACGGCACGCCGGCGGTGCTGGTGGTGCGGCCCCGCGGCTGGCATCTCCTGGAGAAGCACGCACTCCTGGACGGCGAGCCCGTGCCTGCGGCGCTCTTCGATTTCGGCCTGTACCTGTTCAACAACGCGGCTGCTCTCAAGGCGCGCGGCACAGGTCCTTATTACTACCTGCCCAAGATGGAGTCCTCGGAAGAGGCGGGCCTCTGGGAGGATGTGATCACCCGCGCCGAGGCGGCGCTCAAGCTGCCCTACGGCACCGTCAAGGTCACCGTGCTCATCGAGACCCTGCCGGCGGCTTTCGAGATGGATGAGATCCTCTATGCCCTGCGCGAGCATATCGTCGGGCTGAACTGCGGACGCTGGGACTACATCTTCAGCTTCATCAAGAAGCTGCACGCACGCAAGGCGCGGGTGCTGCCGGAACGCGGCCAGGTGACCATGACCGCGCCCTGCATGCGCGCCTATTCGCAGCTGCTCATCAAGACCTGCCACCGGCGCGGTGCCTTCGCCATGGGTGGCATGGCGGCCCAGATCCCCATCAAGAACGATGATGCGGCCAACCAGGCGGCCCTCGCCAAGGTACGTGCCGACAAGGAACGCGAGGCGGGAGACGGCCACGACGGTACCTGGGTCGCGCATCCGGCGCTGGTGCCCATCGCCCTGCAGATCTTCGACAAGCACTTCAAGGGGCCGAACCAGCTCGACAGGAAGCGCGAGGACGTGCAGGTCAGCGCAGCTGACCTGCTCGCGGTGCCGGAAGGCAGCATCACCCGTCAGGGCCTCGACAACAACGTGGAGGTCTCCATCCTCTATCTGGCTGCCTGGCTCGGCGGCAACGGCTGCGTGCCCATCCATAACCTCATGGAGGATGCCGCGACAGCGGAGATATCCCGCACGCAGCTCTGGCAATGGCTGCACCGGGGCGACACGCGCCTCGACGACGGCAGTGCTCTCGACGCGAAGCTCATCGACGACACCATCGAGCGGCAGTGCGATCGCCTGCTCAACTCGGCTCCTCCCGCGCAGCACGCACACCTGCGCCGCGCGGTGGGACTGCTCAAGGACCTGACCCACGCGGAGCGGCTGGAGCCGTTCCTCACCAGCGTGGCATATCACGATCTGGACTGA
- the aceA gene encoding isocitrate lyase, which translates to MASALKTSEQLERDWRDNPRWKSVERGYGGAEVVKLRGSIAIEHTLARRGAEKLWRLLHTEDFVNALGALTGNQAMQQVKAGLKAIYCSGWQVAADSNTAGQMYPDQSLYPADAVPALVRRINNAFQRLDQILTSEGQEHDDVYAPIVADAEAGFGGVLNAFELMKAMIEAGAAGVHFEDQLAAAKKCGHMGGKVLVPTQEAVSKLVAARLAADVMDVPTLIVARTDADAAALLTSDVDPRDKDFLTGERTVEGYFGVKPGLDQAIARGIAYAPYADLVWCETSKPDLDQARRFAEALHQAHPGKLLAYNCSPSFNWRKHLDDATIAKFQRELGAMGYKFQFITLAGFHSLNHGMFELAADYRERQMAAYVELQQAEFAAEAQGYSATRHQREVGTGYFDAVTQAIANGQSSLAALTGSTEEAQFKAAG; encoded by the coding sequence ATGGCCAGCGCACTCAAGACGTCAGAACAACTGGAACGTGACTGGCGCGACAACCCGCGCTGGAAGAGCGTGGAGCGCGGCTACGGCGGCGCCGAGGTGGTGAAGCTGCGCGGCAGCATCGCCATCGAGCACACCCTGGCTCGCCGAGGCGCCGAGAAGCTGTGGCGGCTCCTGCACACCGAGGACTTCGTGAACGCGCTGGGCGCGCTCACCGGGAACCAGGCCATGCAGCAGGTGAAGGCCGGCCTCAAGGCCATCTACTGCTCCGGCTGGCAGGTGGCGGCGGACTCCAACACCGCCGGCCAGATGTACCCCGACCAGTCGCTGTATCCCGCCGACGCGGTGCCGGCGCTGGTGCGTCGCATCAACAACGCCTTCCAGCGCCTGGACCAGATCCTCACCTCGGAAGGGCAGGAACACGACGACGTGTACGCGCCCATCGTGGCGGACGCGGAGGCGGGCTTCGGCGGCGTGCTGAACGCCTTCGAGCTCATGAAGGCCATGATCGAGGCCGGCGCCGCCGGCGTGCATTTCGAGGACCAGCTCGCCGCCGCCAAGAAGTGCGGCCACATGGGCGGCAAGGTGCTGGTACCGACTCAGGAAGCGGTGAGCAAGCTGGTGGCGGCGCGCCTCGCGGCGGACGTCATGGACGTGCCCACCCTGATCGTGGCGCGCACCGACGCGGATGCGGCGGCACTGCTCACCTCCGACGTGGACCCGCGCGACAAGGATTTCCTGACGGGGGAGCGCACGGTGGAGGGCTACTTCGGCGTCAAGCCCGGCCTGGACCAGGCCATCGCCCGCGGCATCGCCTACGCGCCCTACGCGGACTTGGTCTGGTGCGAGACCTCCAAGCCGGATCTCGATCAGGCGCGGCGCTTCGCCGAGGCGCTGCATCAGGCCCATCCCGGCAAGCTCCTGGCCTACAACTGCTCGCCGTCCTTCAACTGGCGCAAGCATCTGGACGACGCCACCATCGCGAAGTTCCAGCGCGAGCTCGGCGCCATGGGCTACAAGTTCCAGTTCATCACCCTCGCGGGCTTCCACTCCCTCAACCACGGCATGTTCGAGCTCGCCGCCGACTACCGGGAACGCCAGATGGCGGCGTACGTGGAGCTGCAGCAGGCGGAGTTCGCCGCCGAGGCCCAGGGCTACAGCGCCACGCGCCACCAGCGTGAGGTGGGCACCGGCTATTTCGACGCTGTGACCCAGGCCATCGCCAACGGGCAGTCGTCCCTGGCGGCCCTCACCGGATCCACCGAGGAAGCCCAGTTCAAAGCGGCTGGTTGA
- a CDS encoding aldehyde dehydrogenase family protein produces MADISKILSNLGLTQDNVGTWTSTGGWRKSAGGKVIESINPATGLGLAKVHCATEADYEQVIKDSEAAYKLWREVPAPKRGEAVRLMGEELRKHKDDLGSLVSLEMGKIKAEGDGEVQEMIDIADFAVGQSRMLYGRTMHSERVRHRMSEQWHPIGVVGVISAFNFPVAVWSWNAFIAAICGDTTVWKPSPRTPLCAIAVQNICNKVLEKHGLPAIFSMFIDGDNRLAERFVKDERVALVSFTGSTAIGRKVGEMVANRMGKSLLELGGNNAIVVDETADLKLVIPAVVFGSVGTAGQRCTTTRRLIVHESLVEALTQKLVAAYKQVRIGDPLDPQTLMGPLCSQDAVNRYQAAIEAVGKAGGQVLTGGKKLDRPGFFVEPTIVRADNAWDIVKSETFAPILYVMSFKTLDEAIRMHNDVPQGLSSAIFTTSVKNAEYFLSAVGSDCGIANVNIGTSGAEIGGAFGGEKETGGGRESGSDAWKQYMRRQTNTLNWSDSLPLAQGIKFDIG; encoded by the coding sequence ATGGCCGACATCAGCAAGATCCTTTCCAACCTGGGGCTGACCCAGGACAACGTGGGCACCTGGACTTCTACCGGCGGCTGGCGCAAGAGCGCCGGTGGCAAGGTGATCGAGTCCATCAACCCGGCGACCGGCTTGGGTCTAGCCAAGGTGCACTGCGCTACCGAGGCGGACTATGAGCAGGTGATCAAGGACTCGGAGGCCGCCTACAAGCTCTGGCGCGAAGTGCCGGCGCCGAAGCGTGGCGAAGCCGTACGCCTCATGGGCGAGGAGCTGCGCAAGCACAAGGACGACCTGGGCAGCTTGGTGTCCCTGGAGATGGGCAAGATCAAAGCCGAGGGCGACGGTGAAGTGCAGGAGATGATCGACATCGCCGACTTCGCCGTAGGCCAGTCGCGCATGCTCTACGGCCGCACCATGCACTCCGAGCGGGTGCGTCACCGCATGTCCGAGCAATGGCATCCCATCGGCGTAGTGGGCGTGATCTCGGCCTTCAACTTCCCGGTGGCGGTGTGGTCCTGGAACGCCTTCATCGCCGCCATCTGCGGCGACACCACGGTGTGGAAGCCTTCGCCCCGCACCCCGCTCTGCGCCATCGCGGTGCAGAACATCTGCAACAAGGTGCTGGAGAAGCACGGCCTGCCGGCCATCTTCAGCATGTTCATAGACGGCGACAACCGCTTGGCGGAACGCTTCGTGAAGGACGAGCGCGTGGCGCTGGTGTCCTTCACCGGTTCCACCGCCATCGGCCGCAAGGTTGGCGAGATGGTCGCCAACCGCATGGGCAAGTCCCTGCTGGAACTGGGCGGCAACAACGCCATCGTGGTGGACGAGACCGCCGACCTGAAGCTGGTGATTCCGGCGGTGGTGTTCGGCTCGGTCGGCACCGCCGGCCAGCGCTGCACCACCACCCGCCGGCTCATCGTGCACGAGTCGCTGGTGGAGGCCCTCACCCAGAAACTGGTGGCGGCCTACAAGCAGGTGCGCATCGGCGACCCGCTGGACCCCCAAACCCTGATGGGCCCCCTCTGCAGCCAGGACGCGGTGAACCGCTACCAGGCGGCGATCGAAGCCGTTGGCAAGGCCGGTGGCCAGGTGCTGACCGGCGGCAAGAAGCTCGACCGCCCCGGCTTCTTCGTGGAGCCCACCATCGTGCGCGCCGACAACGCGTGGGACATCGTCAAGAGCGAGACCTTCGCGCCCATCCTCTACGTCATGTCCTTCAAGACGCTGGACGAGGCCATCCGCATGCATAACGACGTGCCGCAGGGCCTGTCCTCGGCGATCTTCACCACCAGCGTGAAGAACGCCGAGTACTTCCTGTCCGCGGTGGGCAGCGATTGCGGCATCGCCAACGTCAACATCGGCACCTCCGGCGCCGAGATCGGCGGCGCCTTCGGCGGCGAGAAGGAGACCGGCGGCGGCCGCGAATCCGGCTCCGACGCCTGGAAGCAGTACATGCGCCGCCAGACCAACACCCTGAACTGGTCCGACTCCCTGCCGCTGGCGCAGGGGATTAAGTTCGATATCGGTTGA
- a CDS encoding pseudouridine synthase — MIVLFNKPYGVLCQFTGDRATLADYIDVKGVYPAGRLDTDSEGLLVLTDDGRLQNRISHPHHKLPKTYLAQVEGIPDAQALDRLAKGVKLNDGPTLPARARAVPPPDWLWERTPPIRFRKRVADSWIELTLREGRNRQVRRMTAVVGHPTLRLIRWSVGDWNLEGLKPGEYRLLGKS, encoded by the coding sequence GTGATCGTGCTCTTCAACAAGCCCTATGGTGTGCTCTGCCAGTTCACGGGAGACCGCGCCACCCTGGCCGACTATATAGATGTGAAGGGCGTGTACCCGGCAGGCCGCCTGGATACGGACAGCGAGGGTCTCTTGGTGCTCACGGACGACGGCCGCCTGCAGAACCGCATCAGCCATCCGCATCACAAGCTCCCCAAGACCTATCTTGCCCAGGTGGAAGGTATCCCCGACGCGCAAGCACTGGACCGCCTGGCGAAAGGCGTGAAGCTCAACGATGGCCCCACCCTGCCTGCCCGCGCCCGGGCGGTGCCGCCGCCGGACTGGCTCTGGGAACGCACGCCGCCGATCCGTTTCCGCAAGCGCGTGGCGGATTCCTGGATCGAACTCACGCTCCGGGAAGGCCGCAACCGGCAAGTGCGGCGCATGACTGCCGTGGTAGGCCACCCGACTCTGCGGCTGATCCGCTGGTCGGTAGGAGACTGGAACCTGGAAGGACTCAAGCCCGGTGAGTACCGGCTCTTAGGCAAAAGCTGA
- a CDS encoding undecaprenyl-diphosphate phosphatase — MLYLDLLLLAILQGISELFPISSLGHSVLVPAMLHWPIDRDAPWFLPYIVVLHLGTAAALFLYFWKDWFALLGGTLKARGHVRDPQARLFWLLVCGTLPAGILGLLLEHKVREFFGGFAVAAAFLVVNGVILLLGDRLKHRGGSSTPESLSWGKAVFVGCAQALALIPGISRSGATLVAGILSGLDYAASARFSFLLATPIIGAAGLLEIPKLLHQHETLPEGLLLVILFGGLLSGVFAWLSTWFLMRWFRSHELMALRPFGIYCLVAGGLALLTLFI, encoded by the coding sequence GTGCTCTACCTGGACCTGCTGCTGCTCGCCATCCTGCAGGGCATCAGCGAGCTCTTCCCCATCAGCAGCCTCGGCCACAGCGTGCTGGTGCCGGCCATGCTGCACTGGCCCATCGACCGCGATGCGCCCTGGTTCCTGCCTTACATCGTCGTGCTGCACCTCGGCACTGCGGCCGCGCTGTTCCTGTACTTCTGGAAGGACTGGTTCGCGCTGCTGGGAGGCACGCTGAAGGCCCGCGGCCACGTCCGCGACCCGCAGGCGCGGCTGTTCTGGCTGCTGGTATGCGGCACCCTGCCCGCCGGCATCCTGGGCCTGCTGCTGGAGCACAAGGTGCGGGAGTTCTTCGGCGGCTTCGCCGTCGCCGCCGCCTTCCTCGTGGTCAATGGCGTGATCCTGCTGCTGGGTGACCGCCTCAAGCACCGCGGCGGCTCCTCCACGCCCGAGTCCCTGAGCTGGGGCAAGGCGGTGTTCGTGGGCTGCGCCCAGGCGCTGGCGCTCATCCCCGGCATCTCACGCTCCGGCGCCACGCTGGTGGCGGGCATCCTGTCGGGGCTCGACTACGCCGCCTCGGCCCGCTTCTCGTTCCTGCTGGCGACACCCATCATCGGCGCCGCCGGTCTCTTGGAGATCCCCAAACTGTTGCACCAGCATGAGACCCTGCCGGAAGGCCTGCTGCTGGTGATCCTGTTTGGCGGCCTGCTCTCGGGCGTGTTCGCGTGGCTCAGCACGTGGTTTCTCATGCGGTGGTTCAGATCGCATGAATTGATGGCATTGCGGCCGTTTGGAATCTATTGCTTGGTGGCTGGCGGTCTAGCGTTGCTGACGCTGTTCATCTGA
- the icd gene encoding NADP-dependent isocitrate dehydrogenase, giving the protein MKFDKIKPPAGGEPIRVNPDSSTSVPDQPIIPFIEGDGIGIDVTPVMKKVVDAAVRKSYAGKRRVEWMEVYAGEKAVQLYGKDQYLPDETLLALREYIVSIKGPLGTPVGGGLRSLNVAMRQTMDLYACVRPIRYFPGVSTPMKDSELTDMVVFRENTEDIYAGIEWAAGTPEVHKVIDFLQREMGVSGIRFPSSSGIGIKPVSKEGSQRLVRKAIRYAIDNDRVSVTLVHKGNIMKFTEGAFRNWGYLVAKEEFGAVDIDGGPWCSFKNPKTGNDIVVKDVIADNFLQQILMRPEDYDVIATLNLNGDYISDALAAQVGGIGIAPGGNIGDGYAVFEATHGTAPGFAGKDRVNPGSLILSAEMMLRYLGWNEAADRIMHGMARTIAAKIMTYDLARLREAIRVPKREIAARKNVEEKMQSLIPGAELVGTSGFGDAIIEHMD; this is encoded by the coding sequence ATGAAATTCGACAAGATCAAGCCGCCCGCGGGCGGCGAGCCGATCCGCGTCAACCCGGATTCCAGCACCAGCGTCCCCGACCAGCCCATCATCCCGTTCATCGAGGGTGACGGCATCGGCATCGACGTGACGCCGGTGATGAAGAAGGTGGTGGATGCGGCGGTCAGGAAGTCCTACGCCGGCAAGCGCCGGGTCGAGTGGATGGAGGTCTACGCCGGCGAGAAGGCGGTGCAGCTCTACGGCAAGGACCAGTACCTGCCGGACGAGACCCTGCTGGCGCTGCGCGAGTACATCGTGTCCATCAAGGGCCCGCTCGGCACGCCGGTGGGCGGCGGCCTCCGCTCCCTCAACGTGGCGATGCGCCAGACCATGGACCTGTACGCCTGCGTGCGCCCCATCCGCTACTTCCCGGGCGTGTCCACCCCCATGAAGGACTCGGAGCTCACCGACATGGTGGTGTTCCGCGAGAACACCGAGGACATCTATGCCGGCATCGAGTGGGCCGCCGGCACACCCGAGGTGCATAAGGTCATCGACTTCCTGCAGCGCGAGATGGGCGTGAGCGGCATCCGCTTCCCCTCCAGTTCCGGCATCGGCATCAAGCCGGTCTCGAAGGAAGGTTCCCAGCGGCTGGTGCGCAAGGCCATCCGCTACGCCATCGACAACGACCGCGTGTCGGTGACGCTGGTGCACAAGGGCAACATCATGAAGTTCACGGAAGGCGCCTTCCGCAACTGGGGATACCTGGTGGCGAAGGAGGAGTTCGGCGCCGTGGACATCGACGGCGGCCCCTGGTGCAGCTTCAAGAACCCCAAGACCGGCAACGATATCGTGGTCAAGGACGTGATCGCCGATAACTTCCTGCAGCAGATCCTGATGCGGCCGGAGGATTACGACGTGATCGCCACCCTCAACCTGAACGGCGACTACATCTCCGATGCGCTGGCGGCCCAGGTCGGCGGCATCGGCATCGCCCCGGGCGGCAACATCGGCGACGGTTACGCGGTCTTCGAGGCCACCCACGGCACCGCGCCGGGCTTCGCCGGCAAGGACCGGGTGAACCCCGGCTCGCTGATCCTGTCCGCCGAGATGATGCTGCGCTACCTCGGCTGGAACGAGGCGGCCGACCGCATCATGCACGGCATGGCCCGCACCATCGCCGCCAAGATCATGACCTATGACCTGGCGCGGCTACGCGAGGCCATCCGCGTGCCCAAGCGCGAGATCGCGGCGCGCAAGAATGTCGAGGAGAAGATGCAAAGCCTGATCCCCGGCGCCGAGCTCGTGGGGACCTCCGGCTTCGGCGATGCCATCATCGAGCACATGGACTGA
- a CDS encoding saccharopine dehydrogenase C-terminal domain-containing protein, translated as MHRVLVLGAGKIGSLLSGLLASSGDYEISLADANGKAAESVAASHKQAGIAIKAFQVDASNKAALEAHLKSHPADAVISSLPYFCNPPVAEVARKLDMHYFDLTEDVEVTRAVTKTAQGAKTTFAPQCGLAPGFISIAANELMRHFDEIHDVKLRVGALPQNPGNMTKYSLTWSSDGVINEYGNTCYGIVNGKEAALMPLEGLETIQLEGKLYEAFNTSGGLGSLAETYAGKVRNMTYKTMRYPGHCEVMRLLMNDLGMNQDRDTLKRILERAVPRTVQDVVLIYVSVSGLQHGKFMEESYSNAVYPQEIAGHLWSAIQVTTSAGIAAVVDLVLKEPAKYQGLVMQERFSLTDVLNNRFGKAYAQAETAELSARKVRTGEAAKQFVA; from the coding sequence ATGCATCGCGTGCTCGTCCTCGGCGCCGGCAAGATCGGTTCCCTGCTCTCCGGCCTCCTGGCCTCCTCCGGCGACTATGAGATCAGCCTCGCCGATGCCAACGGCAAGGCCGCCGAGTCCGTGGCTGCCAGCCACAAGCAGGCCGGCATCGCCATCAAGGCCTTCCAGGTGGATGCCTCCAACAAGGCCGCCCTCGAAGCCCACCTCAAGTCCCATCCGGCGGACGCGGTGATCTCCAGCCTGCCCTACTTCTGCAACCCGCCGGTGGCAGAGGTCGCGCGCAAGCTCGACATGCACTACTTCGACCTCACCGAGGACGTCGAAGTGACCCGTGCCGTGACCAAGACCGCCCAGGGCGCCAAGACCACCTTCGCTCCGCAGTGCGGCCTCGCCCCCGGCTTCATCAGCATCGCCGCCAACGAGCTCATGCGCCACTTCGACGAGATCCACGACGTGAAGCTGCGCGTCGGCGCGCTGCCCCAGAACCCGGGCAACATGACCAAGTATTCGCTGACTTGGTCATCCGATGGCGTCATCAACGAGTACGGCAACACCTGCTACGGCATCGTCAACGGCAAGGAAGCGGCGCTGATGCCGCTCGAGGGGCTGGAGACCATCCAGCTCGAGGGCAAGCTGTACGAGGCCTTCAACACCTCCGGCGGTCTGGGCTCCCTGGCCGAGACCTACGCCGGCAAGGTGCGCAACATGACCTACAAGACCATGCGCTACCCCGGCCACTGCGAGGTGATGCGCCTCTTGATGAACGACCTGGGGATGAACCAGGACCGCGACACCCTGAAGCGCATCCTGGAGCGCGCGGTGCCGCGCACTGTGCAGGACGTGGTGCTCATCTACGTGTCCGTGAGCGGACTGCAACACGGCAAGTTCATGGAGGAGAGCTACTCGAACGCGGTTTACCCGCAGGAGATCGCCGGCCACCTGTGGTCCGCGATCCAGGTGACCACCAGCGCCGGCATCGCCGCGGTGGTCGACTTGGTGCTGAAGGAGCCGGCCAAGTACCAGGGCCTGGTGATGCAGGAGCGATTCAGCCTCACCGATGTGCTCAACAACCGCTTCGGCAAGGCTTACGCCCAGGCCGAGACCGCGGAACTCTCGGCGCGCAAGGTGCGCACCGGCGAAGCCGCCAAGCAGTTCGTGGCCTGA